A segment of the Brevibacterium zhoupengii genome:
CTCGACCAGGCGGCCTTCATGATCAGTTTCGGCGCACTCGCCGCCTTCAGCATGGTCAACTTGTCCGTCGTCCGCGCCTATATCTTCCCAGCATCCGGCGAGGCACACCGGAGCCCCTGGGGCATCATCCGCTACGGAGTCATGCCGCTCATCGGCTTCGGACTCAGCATCTGGCTGTGGACCTCGCTGGAGCCCTTCACCTGGGTGATCGGTGCCGTCTGGGCCGTGATCGGTGTCGCCATCCTGCTCGCCAGGACCCGCTTCTTCCGCCGACCCGTCCCGACCTTGAACTTCACCGAAGACGACCCGAGCGACACCGAACCAGCAGTGACGAAACAGGAGCAGAAGTGAGCGCAGGAACCATTCCGGAGATCATCGTCCGCGCGAACAACGTGCACACGATGAACTCGAATGCAGGCAACGACAGCGAGAACGACACACCCGAGGGTGTCTCAGCGATTGCCGTGTCAGGCGGACTGATCACGGCGATGGGCGCACGATCCGAGATCGAGGCTCTGGCCACCTCGGCGACTGAGGTCATCGATGTTCCGGGTACGATCGTGCCCGCCTTCACCGATGCGCATGCTCACCCGATCATGAGCCTGTCGATGACCAGGGGCGTCGACCTCTCCGCCTGCCGGAACCAGGACCAGGTCGCCGAGGCTCTCCGCGAGGAAGCTGCCGACCGGGGCCCGGATGAGTGGGTGCTGGGCTGGGGGCTCGACCCCAATGTCTTCGCTGATGAGGCCATCACTAATGCCGTCATCCATCGTGCTCTCGGCACAGAGACGAAAGCTTTCCTGTCCCTTTTCGACGCCCACTCGGCAATCGCCTCCGAGCCCGCACTGGCAGAAGCGGGCATCTTCGAGGCGCGCACCTATCCCGGGAACTCCTCGGTCGTCGTCGATGAGTCGGGACGGCCCACCGGACACCTGCTGGAATTCGCGGCAATGGAGGAGATCCGCTCGATCATCCCCGCACTGAGCTTCAAGGAGCAGGTCGATGCCCTGATCGACCTGCTCAACGCGATGGCGGCTCAGGGCATCGCCGCCATGCACGTCATGGACATGAACGACCCCGAAACCGTCGACCTGCTCACCGCCGCCGAGGCGCGAGGACCGCTGCCGGTGAAACTCAGGTTCTCGCCCTGGTGCGCTCCGACGACGACCGACGCTGAAGTCGCCGAGCTCGTCGAGTCCCAGAGCCAAGGCGGCGACCGATGGCACATCGGGGGAGTGAAGCTCTTCATCGACGGCACGGTCGAAGGCGGAACCGCCTGGCTCGAAACGCCGGACTCGAAAGGTGAGTCGACCACCTCGGCATGGGCCGCCATCGGTGACTACGCGACTCGTGTGCGCGAACTCAACGCAGCGGGAGTGCCTACCGCGACCCACGCGATCGGGGAACGAGGCATCCGTGAGGTCGTCGAGACCCTGGCCGCGCTGCCCGACACCGGAGTGCAGCACCGGGTTGAGCACATCGAATCCGTGGCCAAGGACGTCATCGACCAGCTGGGTGCGGCGGGAATCGCGGCGAGCATGCAGCCGACCCACTGCACCCATTACACGGCGGCAGACGGCAGCGACGATTGGTCGCAGCGCCTGGGCGAGGTGCGCGCCGCGCGTGCGTGGTGCACCCGCGACGTCATCGACGCCGGGGGAGTGCTGGCGCTGGGCTCCGACTACCCGGTCGCCCCGTTCTCAGCACTGCCGATCATGGCTGATGCCCAGCTGCGCCGCCCGGTCGAGGATGCCGACGTTGCGCCTGTGCTGCCGGAGCAGGGACTGAGCCCCGCCGAGGCGCTGGCCGGGTACACGACCGAGCCCTACGCTGCGATCGGAGAAGTGGGAGGCTTCCTTGCCGTGGGGCGAGCGGCGACCTTCACCGTCCTCGACGTCGATCCGCTCGCGGCCGCACCGGAGGATCTGGGGCAGGGGCAGGTGCTGCTGACGGTCTCCGATGGGATCATCACTCACCGCAGGAGGTGATTGGGACGAGTTCGCGCTGGTCAACGAGGTGAGCTTCCGTAAAGTGGTGGTGGAGGACATACCTAATCCTCGGGCGACGAAGAAGGAGACCCACCTTGCCACGCACCGTCTACTACACCGCAACGACCCTTGACGGCTACATTGCGGACCCGAGCGATTCCCTCGAGTGGCTGCTGAGGCAGCCCAACGATGAGTCGGACGACAACTTCTTCGCCGGCATCGGGGCGACGGTCATGGGTGCGACGACCTATGAATGGCTGCTGCGCAATCACGAGGGTAAGTGGCCGTATTCCATACCAACGTGGGTGATGACCCATCGAGATCTGCCGAAGCCGTCGAAGGACGAAGGCTCTGAGGATCCGGACATCCGTTTTGCCAAAGGCTCGGTCGCCGACCACTACGTGGAGATGTGCATGGCCACAGGAGACCACGACCTGTGGATCATGGGCGGTGGTGGCGTAGCCGGGCAGTTCGTCGACGAGGGACTCCTCGACGAGATCATCACCTGGACGGCACCGGTGACCTTAGGATCGGGGCGCCCACTGCTTCCGCGCCGACTCGACCTTGAGCTCCTCGACGTCGATTGGAAGGGACCGTTCGTGGTCTCCCGGCACAAGGTGGTCGGGGCACTGGCAGAGGACCAATAGGGGGCGGTTCCGCGTAGTCAACGATGTTCGAGACTGAGAAGCGGACCTCCCAATGTTCGGGAGATCCGCTTCTCAGCCGAGTGCATTTATCAGGGACCGAAGGTCAGCCGACCTGCAGCTCTCCCATTTCGTCCCAGCCGTCTCCGTCGATCTGGCGCGAGATGATCTTCGGCGTTGAGGCAAGAGCGCTGTTCATCGGCCCGCCGTCTGCGGTCGCCTTCTGGAAATGATCGGACTTCACGTGCGCTTCGGCGGCGTCGTCATCGAAGGCTTCGACGAGGACGTACTCATTGGGGTCATCGAGACTCCGTGACCAGTCGAACCATTTGTTTCCCGGTTCTGCTCGGGTCGCCTCGGTGAATTCCTTGGTGATCTGTGGCCATTCTTCGGCCTTCTCGGGCTTGACCTGGAACTTGACGACGATGAAAATCATGTGGATCCTTTCGTAGCTGATTGGGTTGGCGGTGTCTTCGCCAGCTCTGGTGTTGGTGTGGGCGCGGAGTGGTTTATGAGAACTGCATGCCGCCGTCGACGAGCATGGTCTGGCCGGTGATGTAATCCGAGTCCTCGCTGGACAGGAACGACACGAGGTTCGCGACATCCTCGGGAACCGATACACGTCCGAGGAGAATGTCTCCTGCGTACTTCTTGATCGCTTCCCCTTTGGCCAGTCCCTCCTGTTCTCCGAGTTTCTCATCGATGAGGTCCCACATCGAGGTTCCCACAATGCCTGGTCCGTAGGCGTTGACGGTGATCCCGTGTTTCGCCCACTCCATCGCGGCACCCTGAGTCAGCCCACGCACAGCCCACTTCGTGGCTGAATAGGGCGAGAGCAGTGCGAACGGGCGGAAGGCGACGATCGACGCCGCGCCGATGATCTTTCCGCCGTTGCCCTGTGCGATCATCTGCTTGGCAGCGGCCTGGTAGGACAGAAACACACCGGTGATGTTGACGTTGAGGATCTTCTCGAAATCCTCTTTCGAGTAGTCGATCAGGGGTTCGACCTGAGCGATGCCGGCATTGGCCACGAAGACGTCGAGCTTCCCGCCCACCTCGACGGCCTTCTTGACCAGTGCTTCGACCGAGGCCTCATCGGTGACGTCGACCTCGGTTCCGGTGGCCTTGCCACCGGCGGCTTCGATGGTCGCTACCGTCTCCTGCACCCCCTCCTGCATTACGGGTAGGTCTGCCACGATGACGTGGTGGCCGTCGGCGCCGAGGCGCTGTGCAATGCCCTGTCCGATTCCTCGTGCTGATCCCGTGACGACAGCGACGCTGGTGGTCGTGCTCATGGTTGTACTCCTTCGTGTCTCGTCGTTGAGTGAGTACGCTCATTCTGTGCGCGAGGGACCCCCGGAAAATACGGTCCTTCTCATGTGGCGAGAAACTGAGCTCGCCGAGGTGGGTCTCGGCTTCTCAGCGGGAGCCGCCGCGCAGGTACCGCGAGCACAGCCCCGCGTGCTCACGCAGCGCGGTGTCGAATGCCTTCGCTCGTCCCGTCGCCTTGGTCGAAGGGGTGCTGATCGCGATGGCTCCGACCTGCATGCCTGTGCCGTTGTGGACTGGCACCGCCGCGCAGGTCTGGCGCGGCAGGAACTCGTCGTGTTCCCAGGCGATCCCGCGTGTGGCCACCTCGTCGAGGTGGGTGTCGAGCAGGTCCCGGCGCACGATCGTGTGTGGGGTGAGCACGGGCATTCCGCGGGCGTCGAGATACTCGGTGCGCTGCGTCTCCGGCATGGCAGAGAGCAGGATCTTGCCGAAGGCGGTGGCATGTGCGGCCTCGTTGAAGCCGAACCGAAGCGGGCGGAGGCGGGGGTGCTTCTCGCAGTCGGAGGAGTAGGTCAGCAGAATGTCCGACCCTCGGTAGATCGCAAAATAGGCGGCCGTGCCCAGGCTGCGATGCAGTTCATCGGTGATCTGACGGATGGGCTGCGGAGCGATGAGGCGCTGTTGGAATGAGAGCCCGAGCTCAAAGCACTTCGGCCCGAGCTCGAAGCTCTTTTCGTCCTTGAGGTAGACGAGGTAGCTGCTGTCCTCGAGCTCGTGGAGCAGACGATAAACAGTGGGGAGAGGGATCTCGAGACGATCGGCCACGGCCTTCGCTGAAACACTTCCCGAGGAGGACACCGCCTCGAGCACGGAGAAGACTCGGTTGATGACGGTGCTGTTCGACATTCGCGCTCCCATGTTTATCGTCTCGTGAGAATAAGGATAGTGCCCGGTGGTCCAGATCACATAGGTTGCTTATGACCGGTTCGGCAATGGTGCCCGGGACCCCCGGGGCATCAGCAGAGGAGCAAAGGAGCACCCACATGGCATTCCCCGCCAAATTTCCGTCGCTGAACGCGATGGAGATGACCGATGAGGCCCGACAGACTCTTGTCAGAGTGCTGCGCGTGGCATTTCCACACGAGAATTTTCCCGATGGCCCCTACGAGCGGACTGCCGATAAGATCCTCGTCGAAGCCGACGCCGAGACCTGGTTTCGGGTGGCTCTCATCCAAGGGCTGCAGTCGCTCGACCAGCTCTCCGACAAGAGCTTCTGCTCATTGGACGATGACGAAGCCCTGCGGGTGCTGCGCCGCGTCGAAGGCACAGAGTTTTTCGGATTCGTCCGACGCACCGCAGCGCTGAGCCTCTACGACGATGAAGAGGTATGGGAGATCCTGGGCTACCAAGGACCATCGTTCGACCAGGGCGGCTACGTCAATCGAGGATTCAACGATCTCGACTGGCTGCCCGAACCGCGCATCCTCTATCCGGAGGGAGAGGAGCTGCCGGAACTGGGTCCCGGCGCTCACGTGGGACCGCAGATTGTCAACGCGGCCGACACATCGACGAATCAGCCCAGTGCCGAGCAGGCAGACATGGGCGAGGTGAAGAAGTGATGGCAGCGAAGCCAGCGTCCGGTGGCAGCGTCACCGGCTACAGCATTGACCAGACCGAAGAAGCGGTCGTCATCATCGGGTCCGGTGCCGGTGGCGGCACACTCGCCTATGAGCTGACCGCCAAGGGCATCCCGGTCGTCGTCCTCGAAGCAGGTCCCTATCTGGGACACGACGACTACGTCAACAACGAATGGGAAGCGTTCAACCAGATGGCCTGGCTGGATCCGCGGACGACGACCGGATCATGGCAAGTCTCCAGGGACTTCCCCAACCTGCCCGCATGGATCGTCAAGGCGGTGGGCGGGACGACCACCCATTGGTCCGGAGCCACCCCGCGTTTCAAGAACCATGAGTTCCGTGCCCGCAGTGCCTATGGACGCATCGAGGGAGCCAATCTCCTCGACTGGCCGATCACCCTCGACGAGATGGCTCCTTATTACGACCGAGCTGAGAAGTCGATGGGCTCGACTCACGTCCACGGTCGACCACCGCTGCCGGCGAACAACAACTACAAGGTCTTCGCCAACGGTGCGAAAGAGGTCGGGTACCGCTACTACGCGACTGGCCCCTATGCCACCAATGCCGAGGAATACGACGGCCGTCCCGCTTCGATCCAGGATGGCTTCAACTTCCAGGGGGACAAGAACAAGTCGAAATGGTCGACCCTGGTCAGGGAGATACCACGAGCAGCGGAGACGGGTCTGCTCGATCTGCGACCCGATTCTCAGGCTGTCCAGATCACCCATGATTCAGAAGGCAACGCCGACGCCGTCCTCTACCTCGACGGGGACGGCAATCTGCAGCGTCAGGCCGCGAAACTGGTGTGCGTGGCCGGCAACTCGATCGAAACTCCCAGGCTGCTGCTCCTCTCAGGCACACCGAGTTTCCCAGACGGGCTCGCGAACTCCTCGGGCCAGGTGGGACGCAACTACATGCGCCATCTCACCGGGACAGTGTGGGGCCACTTCGACAAGCCGGTGCGCATGTACCGCGGTGAGACCATGGCAGGCGTCATCGCCGACGAGTCGATCCACGATCCCGACCGTGGATTCGCAGGCGGCTACTACATGGAGACGATCTCACTGGGCCCGGCCTTCATGTCGGCATTCGTCGAACCCGGCGCCTGGGGCCCTGACTTCGCCGCACTCATGGACCGCTACCTCAACACGGCGGGCATGTGGATCGTCGGGGAGGACCTGCCGCAGGAGTCCAACCGGATCACACTGAACACCACGGTCAAGGACCAGCACGGTCTGCCCGTCCCGAACGTCCACTACGACGATCACGCGAATGATCTGGCGATGCGCGAACACGGATACGCTGCAGGTGAAAGCGTCTACAAGGCGGTCGGGGCCCAGACCTCTCACCGCACGCCGCCGTATCCGTCGACGCACAATCTGGGCACTGCGAGAATGAGCGAACGACCCGAGGACGGTGTGGTCGACAAATGGGGTCGCGCCCATGATGTGAAGAACCTCTTCATCTCCGACGGTTCGGTCTTCACCTCAAGTGCGGCGGCCAATCCGACTCTGACCATCGTCGCGCTCGCGATCCGGCAGGCGGAATACATCGCCGAACAGCTGCGCACTCAGCAGCTTTAGGAAGGAACCACATGTCCCTGCTTTCTCCTGTCGACACGGGACTCATCGACCAATTGCGGGCCGCAGTCGATGAGGTCGGTGCTCGTGCCAGCGACCGTCTGGCCGCGGCACATGATGCTTCCCACTACCTGCTGACACCGCAGGCTGTGGTGAAGCCCCGCAGCCGCGAGGAGGTGGCGGCACTGTTCTCGGCCTCACGGCGCAGTGGGGTGCCGATGACCTTCCGCTCCGGTGGAACCAGTCTGTCCGGGCAGTCCGTCTCGGATGCGGTGCTCGTCGACACGCGAAGGCATTTCAGGGCTATCGACGTCCTCGACGACGGTGCCCGGGTCCGCTGCGGGCCCGGGGCCGTGGTCAGGGCTGTGAATGCGCGACTGCTGCGGCACGGGCGCAAACTCGGTCCCGACCCGGCCAGTGAGGTGGCCTGCACCATCGGCGGGGTCGTTGCCAACAACTCCTCGGGCATGGCCTGCGGGATCGAAGCGAACACCTATCGGACGCTTGACTCGGCAGTTCTCGTTCTTCCCAGTGGAACCGTGCTGGACACCTCGGCGACGGACGCTGATGAACAGCTGCGGACACGAGAGCCAGTTCTCCACGCGGGTCTGCTTGAGCTCCGAGATCGGATCCGGACCGACGCCGAGGCGGTCGAGACGATCACCCGGCTCCACTCCATCAAGAACACCATGGGATACGGCCTCAACTCGTTCATCGACCACGATGACCCGGTGCGCATCCTCGAACATCTCGTCATCGGCAGCGAGGGGACTCTCGCCTTCGTCGCCGAGGCGACCTTCCTCACCGTGCCGCTGCTGGCCCACGCCTCGACAGGACTGCTCGTCTTCGACGATCTGCCCGCGGCCACCTCGGTGCTCCCGGAGATCATCGCTACGGGCGCTGCCACGGTCGAACTCCTCGATGCCACGAGTCTGCGGGTCGCCCAACGCGACGAGAAGTGCCCGGAGGAGATCCGGGATCTCGACGTGGACGCCCACTGCGCCCTGCTCGTGGAATTCCAGGAGGAGACGAAGGAAGGCCTCGGCCGGGCAGTGTCGACGGCGTTGCCTGTCTTCGAAGCATTCTCATTGAGCCGACCAGCCGAGCTCACGGTCGACCCGCGACGGCGATCTGCTCTGTGGCACACTCGCAAGGGCCTGTTCACAGCCGTCGCCGGCAACCGTCCTTCAGGGACCGCGGCACTGCTCGAGGACATCGCTGTCCCGGTCGATCGCCTCGGCGAGACCTGCACTGGGTTGAGCGAGCTGTTCGACCAATACGACTACGCCGATGCCGTGATCTTCGGGCACGCGAAGGACGGCAACATCCACTTCATGATCACCGAGGAATTCGGGAGTGGAACCGGCGGCGAGGACTTCGACCTCGACCGATACGAAGCATTCACCGAGAAGATGGTCGACCTCGTCCTCTCCCGCGGGGGAACGCTCAAGGCCGAACACGGCACGGGGCGGATCATGGCCCCATTCGTCAGGCGTCAGGTCGGTGACGATCTCTATGCCGTGATGAAGCGGGTCAAGGCACTGGTCGATCCGCAGTCTCTGCTCAACCCGGGTGTCCTGCTCAGCGATGATCCGAAGGCGCATCTGCGCGATCTCAAGACCACCCCGACCACAGAGGCGGAGGTCGACCGCTGCGTCGAATGCGGATATTGCGAACCTGTGTGCCCGAGCCGCGACCTCACCTTGACTCCGCGCGAACGCATCGTTCTGCGACGCGAAGTCGCCCGCGCCGAGGCGGCAGGGGACGAAGAGCTGACCCGGACGCTGCGCAGTGAGTACGATTACGACGGGATTGAGACCTGTGCCGTCGACGGCATGTGCCAGACGGCGTGCCCGGTCTTCATCAACACCGGAGACCTCGTGCGCAGGCTGCGCCAGGAGAACACGAACACGATCGAAGAAGCCGGCTGGAACGCTGCCGCCAAGGCGTGGGGGCTGGCCAGCTCGGCCGGGGGAGTGGCATTGAGCTCCGCGAAGGCGATGCCCACGCAGGTGTCCGCAGCGGCCACGGGAATCGGTCGCAAGATCTTGGGTGATGACACCGTGCCCAGCTACTCTGCTGATCTGCCGGCCGGGGGTTCCAAACGTGTGGCTGTCTCGGCGTCGAATCCGGATGTCGTGTGGTTCTCCAGCTGCACGAACACGATGTTCGGACCAGAAGACGGTGGCAGCGGAGATGGGGTGGCCGGTGCCTTCCGCCGCCTGTGCGAACGAGCCGGGATCTCGCTGCGCACTCCGCGGGGCATTCCCTCTCTGTGCTGCGGCACCCCGTGGAAGTCGAAGGGGATGGCCGAGGGATATGCCACGATGCGCAAGTATGTGCGCAGAGAGCTGTGGGCGGCCACCGACGGCGGACGAATCCCCATCGTCTGTGACGCGTCCTCCTGCACAGAGGGGCTGCGCGTACTTCTCGGTGACGCGACGGAGTCGACCGACGAGGGCGGCGCGAACGACGGGGCCGACGCGACGGACAGGGGTGACGCAACGGAGGATTTCGAGATCATCGACGCTGTGGCCTTCGCCACGCAGACTCTGCTCCCTGCACTGCAGGATCGGGGCGTGGTCTCGACCGGACACCGTCTGGCCTCGATCACCCTCCACCCCACATGCTCGTCGACCCAGCTGGGAATCAACGAGGACCTGAGCGCGCTCGCCGGGTCCATCGCAGAGGAGGTCAGCGTGCCCGATTCCTGGGGCTGCTGTGCCTTCGCGGGGGATCGGGGAATGCTCCATCCTGAGCTCACCGCCTCGGCGACGAAGGACGAGGCTGCCGAGGTCGAATCGATCGGCGCGGACATTCACGCGTCGACGAACAGAACGTGTGAGATCGGGATGACCCGGGCGACGGGGAAGCCCTATCGCCACATCCTTGAAGCCCTCGACGAGCTCGTGGATCAGGCCTGAATCTGAGGCAGCCCGGCGTTCATCCGGATGCCGGGCATCCCTGGCATCAGCGAGCCGCGTGTGATTCGATGCACATATGACTCAAGCATTGGAAACGCATCGCGCTCGCCTCGCCGCCGGAGAGATCTACAATGGACTGTGGATGATGTCGACGAGCCAGGAGCTGGCGAAGATCGGCTCGGCCGCAGGGTATGACTATGTGTGCCTTGACATGCAGCACGGCTTCACTCGTCCGACTGACGTTCTGCGCCTGAGCGATGCCATCCGGGCCAGTGGATCTGCCCTGGTCACCGCAAGGGTCTCAGCAAACCGCTTCACCGAGATCGGCATGCTCGCCGACGCCGGCGTCGAAGCCGTCATCGTGCCGCTCGTGTCCAACGTCGCCGAGGCGGAAGCTGCCGTTTCCGCACTCGACTACCCGAGCCGCGGCGGCGACCGTTCCTGGGGCCCGACCGCCGAACTCATGCACAACGCGGTCCAAGACACCCGAGACGAGCGTCCGCTCTTGTTCGTGATGATCGAGAACAAGGAGGGTCTGGCCAACGTCGAGAATATCTGCGAAGTCCCAGGCATCGACGGTGTGTACGTCGGTCCCGCCGACCTCGCTTTCGCCGTCGACGCGCTGCCCGGTCAGCCCAATGACGCCCACGCCGAGGCGCTCGTGCGGATCCGCACGGCAGCTGACAAAGCCGGCATCGTTCCCGGTATCCACTGTGGTGACGGTGCGGAAGCCAAGGCTCGGAAGGAACTGGGATTCCGCTTCATCACCTCGGCGGGGGACATCGGTGCCGCTGGGCGCGCGTTCCGGGAGGACCTGGCGACGGCGCGAGGCTGAACACAGTGACGTCTCATGCCTAACGTCAGCAGAGGGCCGGGGATCTCGAGGAAAAGTTCGAGATCCCCGGCCCTCTGTTTCGGCAATGAAGCAGTCGGCAGTCGTGGTGAGAAGTCAATATGTAGTGATTCCTACAGGGTATTGAAACATGCGAAAACAATCTTGGACAGGCATCACTAATTCACGAATACTGGAACGCACCACAGTTGTTCCACGTCACCTACGCATTGCCAACTTTGTTCATGGACCAGAACCCAATGGAGGGATCGCCGATGACCACCACACCTCGCATCGAAGCCGATGCAGTTCAACCCGTGGAGGCCGACTCGCCGCCAGTGAAGCCGCCGAAGCGGCCGAAGCCATCGCTGATCAAATCTGAGTCAGTTTCCGCAGGCATCAAAGCCGTTGTCGGGCTTGTCGCGTTGTTCGCGCTGTGGGAACTCATGGTCGTCATCTTCGATTTCCCGAAGTATCTGCTCGTCGGCCCTATCTCTGCGTTTGAAGAACTGTTCACTAATCCTGGCTATTTCGCCGTCAACGCTCTCACCACCTTGCAAGAGGGCTTGGCAGGTTTTGCGCTCGGAACCGCCCTGGGCGTGCTCTGCGGAGCGATGCTCTACTACGCCGCGTTCCTCCGGCCCTTCCTCTACCCGGCACTCATCGCCATCGATACGATCCCTAAGGTTGCCTTGGCACCGCTGTTCATCGTGTGGTTTGGGTTCGGCTTCGAATCGAAGGCCTTTGTAGCAATGGCCATCGCGTTCTTCCCCCTCGTCATCAACACGTTCGACGGTTTGAACTCCGTTCCGCATGAGCTGCGAGACCTGGCGCGCATCAACCGTGCGTCAAAGCTGAAGAAGATGATGAAGATCGACTTCATCTATGCGCTTCCGTCGATTTTCACGGGAGCCAAGATCTCGATCTCCCTGGCGGTCGGCGGTGCCGTCGTCGGCGAGTTCATCGCGGGATCCAAGGGGCTCGGCTATGTCATTCTCCTCGCCAATGCGCAGGTGGACCTGCCGTCCATGTTCGCGGCATTCATCGTTCTCGCAGCCATCGCGCTTCTGCTCTTCTTCATCCTCGACCTTGTATCGAAGAAGCTGCTGCCGTGGAAGAACTACACGAAATGAGAGGCAGCGCTATGCACATCATGAAGAAACTTCTCGTCGCTCCGCTTCTCCTTTCCGTTGTCGGTCTGGCAGGATGCGCACCCGAGGACGGTCTCGACGACTTCAACCTCATGGTCGATGTCGCCTACCTGCCCAAGCACGCACCATTTTTCGCCGCCGAGGCGGAGGGGTTCTTTGAGGAAGAAGGCTTCGACGTTGCTCTTATGCCAGGGTCGGGTTCGACGAACACGGTGACCTCGGTCGAAACGGGTCGAGTCGATGCCGGGTGGGCCGACTTCGGTGCCACAATCCTCAGCCAGGGCAAAGGAGCGCACGTCAAACAGGTGAACCTGCTCCAAGCACGCTCGGCCTATGCAACGATCGCGCTCGAAAGTTCAGGCATTGAGTCCTGGGAAGATATGAAGGGCAAAACCGTCGCCACCGAAGGCGCCGGAGCCATGACAGCCATGTGGCCGCTCGCGATCGAACGAAGCGGACTCAAAGAGGAAGACGTCAACGTCGTCCACGCGACAGGTGAATCGAAGATACCCGGACTCCTGGCAGACCGATGGGATGCGAACCTTGCTCTCTACGTCTCGGATGAGCCGGCGCTGATGGCACTCGGTGAGAAGGCGAACATACTCAAGTGGTCCGATGTCGGAATAGATCTCTATGGCAATGGAATCGTGGTCTCAGACGAGGCTCTCGCCAACGACCCTGACCGAGTCAAGAGGTTCAACAGGGCCATGCAGAAAGGATTCCTGTGGGCATGTGCGAATCCCGATCAGACGGCCGAGGACTTCACGAAGGAAGTCCAGGGTTATGAAGCAGATACTGTGACCTATGCGCTCAAATCTCAATGCGAACTGAACTGGGCCACCGGAGATGCCGATGATCAGTTCGGCACGATGAGCGACAAAGGTGTGGAGCAGATGCTCACCGTGGCCACCGACTTCCTGGGCCTCGAAGATTCGTCCGAGATCACAGTTGATGACATCTATTCGAATGACTACATCGATCCGATTCGCCACGACGAAGACGTCGCGGCCCCCACCAAGTGAATGGAGAACGACCATGACCACTGATTACGCCATTTCAGTCAACAACGTCGGCAAGACATACACCTCTCGAGACGGCCAGGAGAATGTGGTCCTCAAGGGACTCGACTTCCACGTCAACCCGGGAGAATTCGTCTCAATCGTCGGGCAATCCGGCAGTGGAAAGACCACGCTGCTCAATACGATCTCCGGGCTCCAAGAAGCGTCGGAGGGAGAGATCCTCATCCGCGGCCGCGAGATCAGCGCGGCACTCAAAGACATCGGCATGGTGTTCCAGAGCCCTGTCCTACTGCCGTGGCGCAACAACCTCGACAACGTGCTGTTGCCTCTCGAATTCCGCGATGCAGTCACTCCGGAGTCCAAGGACCACGCAATGGAGCTGCTGCACATGGTCGGACTTGGGGAGAAGGCGACTCGGTATTCCTATGAACTCAGTGGGGGTATGCAGCAGCGAGTCGCCATCTGCCGTGCACTGGTGTCGCGTCCGGAGATCCTTCTCATGGATGAGCCCTTCGGTGCGCTCGACGCCATGACACGCGATTCTATGAACTTCGAGATCCAGAGAATCTGGCGCCGCACCGGCTGCAGCGTCCTCTTCGTCACCCACAGCATCTCCGAAGCCGTGTGGCTGGCTGACCGTGTCGTTGTCGTCGGTGACCGTCCTGGGCGAATTGTCGCCGACGTCAAGGTCGACATAGAACGCCCCCGTG
Coding sequences within it:
- a CDS encoding GMC family oxidoreductase, with the protein product MAAKPASGGSVTGYSIDQTEEAVVIIGSGAGGGTLAYELTAKGIPVVVLEAGPYLGHDDYVNNEWEAFNQMAWLDPRTTTGSWQVSRDFPNLPAWIVKAVGGTTTHWSGATPRFKNHEFRARSAYGRIEGANLLDWPITLDEMAPYYDRAEKSMGSTHVHGRPPLPANNNYKVFANGAKEVGYRYYATGPYATNAEEYDGRPASIQDGFNFQGDKNKSKWSTLVREIPRAAETGLLDLRPDSQAVQITHDSEGNADAVLYLDGDGNLQRQAAKLVCVAGNSIETPRLLLLSGTPSFPDGLANSSGQVGRNYMRHLTGTVWGHFDKPVRMYRGETMAGVIADESIHDPDRGFAGGYYMETISLGPAFMSAFVEPGAWGPDFAALMDRYLNTAGMWIVGEDLPQESNRITLNTTVKDQHGLPVPNVHYDDHANDLAMREHGYAAGESVYKAVGAQTSHRTPPYPSTHNLGTARMSERPEDGVVDKWGRAHDVKNLFISDGSVFTSSAAANPTLTIVALAIRQAEYIAEQLRTQQL
- a CDS encoding IclR family transcriptional regulator gives rise to the protein MSNSTVINRVFSVLEAVSSSGSVSAKAVADRLEIPLPTVYRLLHELEDSSYLVYLKDEKSFELGPKCFELGLSFQQRLIAPQPIRQITDELHRSLGTAAYFAIYRGSDILLTYSSDCEKHPRLRPLRFGFNEAAHATAFGKILLSAMPETQRTEYLDARGMPVLTPHTIVRRDLLDTHLDEVATRGIAWEHDEFLPRQTCAAVPVHNGTGMQVGAIAISTPSTKATGRAKAFDTALREHAGLCSRYLRGGSR
- a CDS encoding dihydrofolate reductase family protein, with product MPRTVYYTATTLDGYIADPSDSLEWLLRQPNDESDDNFFAGIGATVMGATTYEWLLRNHEGKWPYSIPTWVMTHRDLPKPSKDEGSEDPDIRFAKGSVADHYVEMCMATGDHDLWIMGGGGVAGQFVDEGLLDEIITWTAPVTLGSGRPLLPRRLDLELLDVDWKGPFVVSRHKVVGALAEDQ
- a CDS encoding acetoin reductase; the protein is MSTTTSVAVVTGSARGIGQGIAQRLGADGHHVIVADLPVMQEGVQETVATIEAAGGKATGTEVDVTDEASVEALVKKAVEVGGKLDVFVANAGIAQVEPLIDYSKEDFEKILNVNITGVFLSYQAAAKQMIAQGNGGKIIGAASIVAFRPFALLSPYSATKWAVRGLTQGAAMEWAKHGITVNAYGPGIVGTSMWDLIDEKLGEQEGLAKGEAIKKYAGDILLGRVSVPEDVANLVSFLSSEDSDYITGQTMLVDGGMQFS
- a CDS encoding amidohydrolase produces the protein MSAGTIPEIIVRANNVHTMNSNAGNDSENDTPEGVSAIAVSGGLITAMGARSEIEALATSATEVIDVPGTIVPAFTDAHAHPIMSLSMTRGVDLSACRNQDQVAEALREEAADRGPDEWVLGWGLDPNVFADEAITNAVIHRALGTETKAFLSLFDAHSAIASEPALAEAGIFEARTYPGNSSVVVDESGRPTGHLLEFAAMEEIRSIIPALSFKEQVDALIDLLNAMAAQGIAAMHVMDMNDPETVDLLTAAEARGPLPVKLRFSPWCAPTTTDAEVAELVESQSQGGDRWHIGGVKLFIDGTVEGGTAWLETPDSKGESTTSAWAAIGDYATRVRELNAAGVPTATHAIGERGIREVVETLAALPDTGVQHRVEHIESVAKDVIDQLGAAGIAASMQPTHCTHYTAADGSDDWSQRLGEVRAARAWCTRDVIDAGGVLALGSDYPVAPFSALPIMADAQLRRPVEDADVAPVLPEQGLSPAEALAGYTTEPYAAIGEVGGFLAVGRAATFTVLDVDPLAAAPEDLGQGQVLLTVSDGIITHRRR
- a CDS encoding putative quinol monooxygenase; the protein is MIFIVVKFQVKPEKAEEWPQITKEFTEATRAEPGNKWFDWSRSLDDPNEYVLVEAFDDDAAEAHVKSDHFQKATADGGPMNSALASTPKIISRQIDGDGWDEMGELQVG